Proteins encoded within one genomic window of Camelina sativa cultivar DH55 chromosome 19, Cs, whole genome shotgun sequence:
- the LOC104767897 gene encoding putative nuclease HARBI1 → MFLRVCGHNEVQRDVGLRFGRNQETVNRKFGEVLQAMELLAADYIKTPTTQKLHRIPQRLQADRWYWPYFSGFVGAIDGTHVCVKVKPELQSMYWNRHDYASINIMAICDMNMLFTYVWNGAPGSCHDTAVLSLTQNGDSEFPLPPTDKYYVVDYEYPNKQGFLAPYRSTRNRVVRYHMSQFYTGPPPRNKEELFNRSHASLRSIIERTFRVWKKKWRILTDFPRYDMDIQKRMQILWKIL, encoded by the exons ATGTTTCTACGAGTGTGCGGACACAATGAAGTTCAACGAGATGTTGGCTTACGATTTGGACGAAACCAAGAAACTGTGAATAGAAAATTTGGTGAAGTGTTGCAAGCTATGGAACTTCTAGCCGCAGATTACATCAAGACACCAACAACACAAAAATTACACCGGATTCCACAACGTCTACAAGCTGATAGATGGTATTGGCCATATTTCAGTGGTTTTGTTGGAGCTATAGACGGAACTCATGTGTGTGTTAAAGTAAAGCCTGAGCTACAATCCATGTATTGGAACAGACACGATTATGCAAGCATCAACATAATGGCAATTTGTGATATGAATATGTTATTCACATATGTATGGAATGGAGCACCGGGTTCATGTCACGATACAGCTGTCCTTTCACTTACACAAAATGGTGATTCTGAATTTCCATTACCACCTACAGACAAGTATTATGTAGTTGATTATGAATATCCTAATAAGCAAGGATTTTTAGCTCCTTATAGGTCAACACGAAATAGAGTTGTGAGATATCACATGTCACAGTTCTATACTGGTCCCCCTCCGAGAAATAAGGAAGAATTGTTTAATAGGTCGCATGCATCTCTTCGATCTATCATTGAACGCACTTTTAGAgtgtggaagaagaaatggagaatTTTAACCGATTTTCCGAGATATGATATGGATATCCAAAAGAGA ATGCAGATTTTGTGGAAGATTTTATAG